Within the Glycine max cultivar Williams 82 chromosome 12, Glycine_max_v4.0, whole genome shotgun sequence genome, the region GGTATTAGAGATTCACAAAgataagtgagaaaaaaaacatCCAAGATTCCTTGCACTCAATTTCAATCACCCCAACTGCTATGAGGAACATTCCCTTATTAGCATCTAAAGCAACAACAGACAAAAGAGTCCTCCCCATATGGGCCTTTCAAATGGCACTCATCTATTCCAAGACAAGGCCTACATCCCCTAACAAACCCTCTCTTTTGAGCATCAAGGCAAAGAAAAAGGCTTTTAAATTGAGGGTTCATATTAGATTTAGGTACCAATTCCACATTCATCTTAACAatgcttcttttattttcattctctaCTGCAATAGTCCGTGGTGGCAAGTCATTGTAAGAGACAACATGTACACCCTTTGTGGTTTATTGGACCTTTCTCTTAGCTTGATCAAGTTGCATGTTACTGCTTGGTTCAACACTTGGTTCAACACTGTATTTTTCAAGAAGAGTTTGCTTCATTATAGGATAGTTTATGTGCATCATTGTTCCTTATTGTTCTGATGCAAGTATGAACAATATAATATGTCTTGATTTGGAAGGTTACCTTGTCCGGAGTAAGGGATGCATGGATTCTCCAGGTGCAACCTTAAGCATTACACTCACAAGTAACCatcattctttcatttttaactctATACAATTGAAATCCTTCATAGATAGCATAGTCCTTCAGGATTTCCTGAAATGatctacattaaaaaataattgatcttTAGCAAGCTTGATCTTTTCATTTGGCTTCTTCTCAAATGGTTGGCCCTTAATCCCCCTCTTCACATAAATTTCTTCAATATCATCATTTGAATGGTCATTTCCAATGACAACTATTGTTTCCTCAAAGTAACTAATGTCTTCACTTTCATAATCTTCATTGTCTTCTCCATCATTATCCACTAGCTCATATTCACTCCTAGACGAACCATTATCAAAACCAGTAAGCATAGTCTCCTCTTCACTAACATAAACTTCATCAACACATGAACTAGGATTGAGAATGTTAGATTCTTCATGCATACCAGGAACATTATCCATAATGGTTGCAGGCACACTAACATGATTAGCAAGAGACACAATTGCAAAATTTAACATGTGGTCACACAAGCAAACAAAATAAACTTAGTTGTGCTCCTTAATgacaacaaattataaaatattgcaATGGCCCCCGTCATAAGCTAACAATAGAACGAACAAAAcccttaaaaaaaactcaacaaacCTTTTAGGAAATTGGAGATATGTGAAGTGCGACTTGCCAACACCCTTCAAATCGAACCCAACAACCTTCGTTCTTTTCGTTGGTACCTTCTTCTTAGTCGCGAATAATCAAACACAAAACATTTGCATCGCCAACCTTCACACATCCAAAGTCCTATGAAAGTGATTCCCTAAACCAAGTTACTTTTTTTCACCATCGATGTAAACCTAACGTAATTCAAATTGTAAATTGTAACAGGTTTCTCAAACCCTCCAAAAGTGCTCGTTTAATGATATGAGCAATCTCGTAAATAgtaattttctaactttttttttttttttaaggacaaCAAACGGAACCCTAATGTTGTTAGACACAACGGGGTCAAAATAATGTTGTAAAAAAGAGGAGTATCATGTGTAATTACTTGAAACCTTAGGGGGTCAATGTAATTCactctttattatttataaacaatGCTAAATGAATTAGGTGCCTTAAAATTTTTAAGACaaataacatattttcattttttttatttttatttttcccaagTATCTTCTTTTGAAAACAATCCTATTGTaagatatttttcatttattatgctTTAAGATTTTATATAAATCATGTAGTGTATAATCGTTCGTATCAGtagaatttatttaatttagaaaagttATGTATCTGTATTATATTAATTACCGATTATTCATTTGACATTAAGTGAATTACAATAATAGAtttctataatatataaaactacAAGAACTATGCAATTTTGCTATGAAATTTAGCTACAAAATGTTTCCATAGCGTTATAGCGACCGATGGATTACGACCTCTTATCAACTGAAATTCTATAACTAACTAATCTCTAGTTAGgaacattacaaaaaaaaaaaaactctagttAGGAAATAATATTCCATGGGACCGTGGctacaaaaatatcttttcacaaatatatttgcgtagttaactaaaatttatcttCTATAATcgcaagtaaattaaaaaaaaggtattcttgagtttttatatatttagataattaaaaatgattttgacgTTAATTAAATTGCTTAGTCTTGACGGAGATCAAGAATGGCCTAtgtatgaaaatgaagaaattatttttataaggcAAACCGAATAGccattatatatgaaaatgaagaaatttgtgCGGAATATGCTTTTGCTTCCTTTCTTCCATCACAATAGCATAAATTAGCTATTAGCTATAGAATATGCTCACATTTGTTGAGGCTTTTCGTAGCCATCAAGCTGTTAGTTATATGACAATGCATCACAACTATGGGAGTTTGactctttcaaaaacaaaattatgaaattcaCAGTTAATTATggtgatttgttttttttaacatttttctatGTTGGTACtcattattctaatttttttcgaCAAATAATTCAccgaaaaaatgttattttttaaattgaattataaGCTAAAAGGGCAACAACTTCTTCCTGTTTTAGGAGTATCATTAACgaaaactatattattatttccGATGCTgtcttattagtttttttttaaaaaatattttaggagtAGGCTCCAATCTTGTATTCGGATAGACTTGCccgtcaatttttttcttttccaaaagcCCATTATTATGctcttttaattgaaattttgctTAAATGGAATTTTTGCTTTTTAGCTTTACCGATGTTCAGTTGTAACTTTTGTAAGGGAATAAATTCCAAAGCAACTATGaggaaaataacatttttcttcaGTGATATATACTATTAACTTTTGATTTTCCcttttcaaatttgaatatGTAGATTTTGACTTATGACTTCTATTCATATGAAGGTTCATAGCAGCACTTTAGTGTGTAATAATTGCACTCCTAAGCATAGGTGCCAAAGGAAATTGGTTTGTTGTGCTCATGCTTTAGCCAACAAACTGCCGCAGATAATAAGTATATCCTTTTGTGGGGTGTGGTTGTCAAAGCCATTTTACACATGGAAAGTTCGATGTGAATAAAGTTCCTCTACACTTCTTTGTGGTAAAGTTGAAACAACACATACTCAAAACTAGGCAGGCAGCGTTGGTCCAAATACAGTGTTTGCTCTGGGAATAGCTAAACAAAGTAGAGTTTAATCACATTCTAGCTCGGTCATAGTTTTTGTTTCGCTTTTGTTATGGGCCTGTCTACTCCAAATGGAGGCCCAAAACACCACCACAAAGGAATTGTATAGAGTTAATTACATTGATCACTCAAGTTTCAACTTATTACACCTCTCATTTCTCTATTTGTCACTAATGTTTTAAATTACAATTACAACCATGATTACAACACTTTCATTATTGATATTGTGAAAAACTAGAAATAAACGTTATTAATGAAGTAAAGGATTGAACCACAAGAGGATTGAATTgtgacttgaaaaaaaatttgcattctAAAAGCTTAGCAGCTTTTTGAGCTTACTGTCAATTATGAGTTATGCTTGACACTTGGAAAATAATTCGAAGAAAAGATGGGATGTTTAGAAAGTTATGTTTCTGAACTCATTAGGCAATTAGCAATTCCAAAAAGAATGCATGAATTATGCTATATAATAGAAGAAGTCTTGTGCCGAGCCTATTTTTCTATGTTAAATGAACTTGTCTATGGAGGCTCTCCCGCTAAGGTCGAAAAAGAgatgtttaaataaataaagtctaCTTAAGGTAAAATAAGGCGTAAGCTCGAATTATGGTCTCACTAGAAACCTAATCACTAAACTtttggttaaattagtttttatttctaatttattatttaggtttaatttgttgttttaatttttaaaattgattttattctgttctttattttcttttaatttcattctctaattttctaaatcaatttttttaataatatatatatttttggcagttgaaaataatttaataatgattttgaatcgtcacaaaatataatttgttatcaTTTAAACTGaaagactaaattaaattacttaaaaaattagaagaaaaaattgaatttacaaaataaatcaatcaggagacttaaaaaataatttaacttaattttttcaatCGTTGAAAATGTATGATGATGATCACTTTCTACTCACATTTGGAACTGTCACGTGTATCATTTCAAGTGAGGAAACGTGCTCTATATATTTGCTGACACATGTAGAAAATTATGAAATCCAACTGTATGATTATGCTCTAGCACATGCATGATGTACTATATTCTAATTATTCACTCGTGTGTTGttttcaaatgaaattaattttgtagaattcagccttgtttttcttatatattgtaGCTTAAGTAATTATAACTATATTCTTAGTATGTAAGGAATCTACCGTTCAGACTTCAGAGTCTGCAAATGTTCGGACAATAATATTTGCAGAGGCATATATAACTCAATAATTCATAATGTAAATATgcgtattttagtttttaaaacaacATGACAACAAtagttatataataaaattttaaaattctttgaagataattataatgagaatatatatttttgtctgTTTTTCTTAATGAGTAATGagtaattttgaaaagaaaaaaaagtgtactAGAATGAAAAACTTCTTTCACATATTCTTTTATAGACTAGTATagattagtttttcttttatgctACTGTTTTTTATTACCTTTCTTACTACATGTAACATGACCTTGAAATCACCTGttccaaattaatattttgaaattggacatattataaaaatatatatttgaatcaacctccattttctttatggcatattcaaataataatgattttttggtGCGTGGACAATTTCAAATCATAATAAGCATTGCTTAATGTCTTGTACATTGGAgtataaatagatttttttctctctctcttttgtatTGTGTAGATAAACAAAGATTACATATacacttttaaattattagttagtttaattaatgaGATTATagatataatatgataaaataatccTATTTTTAGCATATGTTATTTGCTTTGTGCGCCGGTTTCTTCTCATTATCAATCGCATAACAAAAAACTTATCCCGCGGATTTGGATTTAGTATATTCCTAATTTCTAATAGcaagaaaataaacacaagaCCAAAATGAATAAACAAAATAGAAGGAAGAACAAGAAAATGGAAGTTATGCAAATGTAATGGACAAGATCATTCCCTAACAATTTCTGATTTATTGAGACTTCAATTCCAATAGTGTCATTACTTATTTGACacgttttatttctttttatctctcaTATTATGCCATCACATCATtcattaagatttttctttatcttcttctATTTGTGTAACTCTCACCAAGGTGTCTAGCAAACATTATTCTTCCCTCAATAACCGAGCACGTAAGGCAGGGTTGGTGTTTCTGTCATTTTCAACTCTTTTCACATTCATAGTTATCATTTTATGTGTACTGATTCGTACCATAATCATGGTTATCACGCTGCCTTGGCTTCACAGTCGCATGATCCCATACAAGTGTCCGCTAATTAAATATTTGCTTGAAAGTCTCAAGGAACATGAAAATGATCATAATGTGTGCACGTACTTAGTtacattttatcttcttttttttttaaaaaaaggaattcTATGCTATCATAAACAGAGAGAAGAGAAGGATTTTCACCTCAGCAACAAAGCAATAAACACAAGCGTACAAAATAGTTTATTCTAAAAAacaattcctttctttctttgtcttcttTATGTGATGGTCTAGTGCAAGACACGAAATTGCTTCTGCTTCTATATTCTCTCTGCTGGCTGCTTTGCAGGTCTTATTCACTAGCTTTCCAACGGAAGAAAGTGAGTTGATTCCTGGGGTCGAGTCATTTTTCCAAGGTTCTTTTCCTAAACTCTTTCTTTCTGTGTTCTTGTGCGTGTGTGTGTTGGAGTTTCTTCGTTTGGTACATGGCGATGAGAGGTAGAGTGAATGTGAATGttgtttagaaaataaaagtatgttTCTTTATTATTCTAATGCCACCATCAAAACTTTCTTGGTCCATGTTCTTGAATGAAGTGACTACTTTTGATGAATGATGGCCTTGGCTTTAACTGATAAAACTGAAATTTTCCATTTCTTTGATGGTCTGGTTTGATTATGACTGCTATTTTGACCGCAACATCAAGATTTTTGTGTTCACTGTGACCGCAATTGCAGTTGCATTTGTTAGCAATTTCTTGCAATATTAAGGATTGTCACAATGGCTACTGGgattgcaatttaaaaccttgactAGGGTGCTGCAGATTAAAaatcttcaaattattttagCACTTTTCACTgggacaattattttttttttattttttacttatgttCATCCCTACTCTAGATTGATTATCTTTATCTTAGCAAAGACTggtaaatgtttttcttttaaatgcaTAATGTAGTTATATCATATtgatcaattttcattttcaaacgcTGACTATCCATTAAGCGGTTTATTCCAATTTTTAACTCCACCTATTGCAATATTCTTGTATCATCAATTGTCAACCAGGAATACCGACCTATATGTATTGTAGGTTATTTTGTGTTCAGTGGTTCTATTCTCTACTTTTGATACAAAATTTGCCCTGAGGACATTCTTTCACTGTAATAATGTGAGTGTATTTTTTTTGAACATGTTGCTCAAAATGGCGTGTTTGAGTGCAATTTGATTTTGGTGTTTTACAGAAGCTAATTCCATGATGCTCAAAGATCTAATGGAAGAAAAGCAGTTAAATTTGAATCAGCCACTTTTATCAGTGAGGAGGTTCTCATCAACATTGGCCTCTGAAACAGACCACAAAAGCAAAAGTCAGAACTCATTAGCCAGACTTCCACTTCCTCCTGCTTACAAATCAGAGTTAAATTCAGTTCCAGAGAGGAATGCTGGAAATGTTCCTTTTGTATGGGAGAAGGCACCAGGAAGACCAAAAGATGAAAGCAAATTACAGACACAAGATTTTGAGAAGCCTCCCTTCACTTCAAACTTTCCACCTGGGAGGGTATCAAAAACTAAGCAACAATCACTTGCTGAGATGAGAACTGGAAGCACActttccaactctcaaagtgtTGCATCCTTGGAcaaaaaagcaacaaaaaattcaaaagggGAAACTAGGGAGAAGGAAAGTTCTGGGTCAGATGATGGAGATGAGGCCTATGAAGATGCTCGTGACTCACTTTCTAGGACTGAATCATTCTTCATGAGCTGTAGTGTGAGTGGCTTGAGTGGATGGGATGAACAAGAGGTCCAACCATTTGGAAGTTTCTCAAGTGATCACCAACAAGGTCGCAATTTCATGATTGATAGGTTCTTGCTTGCAGCAAAGGCAATGACATCAGAAACTCCTCAATATGCTTCCAAGAAAGCACATATTGGACAAGaacaacaaaagcagaaaaagaaagaagtgaatacAGAAAGTCCATGTCCCATTAACCAGCATAGGCCAAAAGCTTTGCCACATTACACTCAAGATATTGATGGGGAAGAAAGTGATGATTGCAGTGAATATGAAAACTACACAACTACAACTTGTGGCCTATTTCCTCGGTTCTGCCTTTTGAATCCAATGCCTGGATTAAGAATGGTGGATAGGGTTCCAAGAAATGCAGCTCATGGAATGCAAGCTAAATCAGCTGCTTCTCACATTGGATCTTCAAAAGAGGTATTAATTTGTCTctatcttcttttctttcttttttagtcATTATTTCACTTCAGGTGTTGTTATCTTTATTTCACCTTTCTTATTCTGCAGCAAGGTAGAACTCCTTATGGGAAAAAGTTAAGGGATTCCCAGTCTGGATTTacagaagaaaaagagattTTGGATATTCTTGTAAAATCTAAGCATGGCATTGACCCATATCAAAGAGGTTGCACTCAACATGATTCAAGTTATGAAAGCCATGTACATGAGAAAACTCTATATGTTGATTCTGTACACAAGGTTAAGTCTCAAACCAATAACATAGGGGGTGATTTTGAGACTTCAATAAGAGATAGTGGCATTTATAACAATTCTTCAATAGATTCAA harbors:
- the LOC102668249 gene encoding uncharacterized protein, encoding MMLKDLMEEKQLNLNQPLLSVRRFSSTLASETDHKSKSQNSLARLPLPPAYKSELNSVPERNAGNVPFVWEKAPGRPKDESKLQTQDFEKPPFTSNFPPGRVSKTKQQSLAEMRTGSTLSNSQSVASLDKKATKNSKGETREKESSGSDDGDEAYEDARDSLSRTESFFMSCSVSGLSGWDEQEVQPFGSFSSDHQQGRNFMIDRFLLAAKAMTSETPQYASKKAHIGQEQQKQKKKEVNTESPCPINQHRPKALPHYTQDIDGEESDDCSEYENYTTTTCGLFPRFCLLNPMPGLRMVDRVPRNAAHGMQAKSAASHIGSSKEQGRTPYGKKLRDSQSGFTEEKEILDILVKSKHGIDPYQRGCTQHDSSYESHVHEKTLYVDSVHKVKSQTNNIGGDFETSIRDSGIYNNSSIDSSPKVIKSKKINSESQVYGRDKNSDILTQNSELDLKRQLAAKWVDEECTLASSKVRYNGKIDLESQCLTKLGHQEISGASCFGLPLALPALKAPSESWLKRTLPTICKRNMTSQSNLTANTKTPKTTPLHPKWETNC